In Phyllopteryx taeniolatus isolate TA_2022b chromosome 1, UOR_Ptae_1.2, whole genome shotgun sequence, the following proteins share a genomic window:
- the LOC133465136 gene encoding uncharacterized protein LOC133465136 isoform X2 has product MRQATEGVAMKRVVEKSPGKLLVKMPRSKVESTSETTPTTSKVSSPALPSVKSRPGRKRKSEKDLPAPLKTTPKKRGRKPASASAAATAATPSSLSASTSSMSVAGGYTAAAIMAAEAKRRATKESSSKPGVQETALPIKKRKTRETIEERETVPTPGSSTTEPGKMAPSEGEAGTKEPTQTSQVHLASLEGSQYQSQRQLFASQESHSHGHKTHKGRKHKEKSGAAGSQEEEVTEDVDEKAGRGGRSRSSNTSPSKSHKRKERSPHKHHHHHHHHHRHHHRHHQSSLLDHPHSASGYSSESKLKTELYTESQSAVPKPPPLSHSLPQPCPLQALQTPYQGQSKAPSQLTITQSSPIRHPPPQPSPLKTPPSVQHKTRLTIQHAPPLSHLQVSQVQHPQTSNLHEQTQSPVTLQPQTQTRPPFQTQPRPQPQALTRTHHAAEPQIQPCTTAQPHLQHQSRTPAQTQFLYSPPTQTQFRSQPPIQISPPLEHQLHIQSRPQPPQARAPLHFQQIQPQPPRPHPQQPPLQQLSLRMASRPNLASAQQSEQPQDLSTTPTTRSVEGRPRTEVQVEAGLVSESKDTIGGSNSTAKPPSSMRADPPGRAGTEDCVGLVSGVEGRARLRVDSEVGGEGRELRDMVPPSAVPCPSREETVESRTAVSERVS; this is encoded by the exons ATGCGTCAGGCTACAGAGGGTGTGGCCATGAAGCGCGTGGTTGAGAAATCTCCTGGGAAACTGTTGGTCAAGATGCCACGCAGCAAGGTGGAGTCCACCAGTGAGACCACACCCACCACTTCAAAG GTGTCATCTCCTGCCCTGCCGTCAGTCAAGTCCCGTCCAGGCAGGAAGAGGAAATCAGAAAAGGATCTTCCTGCCCCTTTGAAGACCACACCCAAAAAACGTGGCAGGAAACCAGCCTCAGCTTCAGCAGCAGCCACAGCTGCAACGCCATCTTCCTTGTCAGCATCAACCTCCAGTATGTCAGTAGCAGGGGGCTACACCGCCGCCGCCATCATGGCCGCTGAGGCCAAGCGCAGAGCCACCAAGGAGTCTTCCAGCAAACCTGGCGTCCAGGAAACAGCCCTACCAATCAAAAAACGCAAAACGAGAGAGACAATTGAGGAGAGAGAGACTGTTCCGACTCCAGGATCTAGCACCACAGAGCCTGGCAAAATGGCACCCTCCGAGGGGGAGGCTGGTACAAAGGAGCCAACACAAACTTCCCAGGTTCACCTTGCCTCTTTGGAGGGGAGCCAGTACCAATCTCAGAGGCAGCTTTTTGCTTCCCAAGAAAGTCACTCACATGGACATAAGACACACAAAGGAAGGAAGCACAAGGAGAAGAGTGGAGCAGCAGGAAGTCAAGAGGAGGAAGTGACTGAAGATGTTGacgaaaaggcaggaagaggaggaaggagtCGAAGCAGTAACACAAGTCCTTCCAAAAGCCATAAAAGGAAGGAGCGATCCCCACACaaacaccatcatcatcatcaccaccatcatCGCCATCATCATCGCCACCATCAAAGCTCTCTTTTGGATCATCCTCACTCAGCATCTGGATACTCCAGTGAGTCCAAACTGAAAACAGAGCTATACACTGAATCCCAGTCCGCTGTCCCCAAACCACCACCCCTGTCACACTCCTTGCCTCAACCCTGTCCCCTGCAGGCCCTCCAGACCCCATATCAAGGTCAGAGCAAAGCCCCGTCTCAACTTACAATTACTCAGTCTTCTCCCATCAGACATCCACCCCCTCAGCCAAGCCCTTTAAAAACACCACCCTCGGTCCAACACAAAACTCGGCTTACAATTCAGCATGCTCCACCTCTGTCACACCTGCAGGTCTCGCAGGTTCAGCACCCCCAGACAAGCAATCTTCATGAGCAAACCCAGTCCCCAGTAACACTCCAACCTCAAACTCAAACCAGACCCCCCTTTCAGACTCAACCACGTCCTCAACCCCAAGCTCTGACCAGGACCCACCACGCAGCTGAGCCGCAAATACAGCCCTGCACCACGGCCCAACCCCATCTACAACACCAGTCCAGGACCCCTGCCCAAACCCAGTTCTTGTACAGTCCCCCCACACAGACTCAGTTTAGATCACAGCCCCCTATCCAGATAAGCCCTCCTTTGGAACACCAGCTTCACATTCAAAGCAGACCACAACCCCCGCAGGCCCGAGCACCACTACATTTTCAACAGATTCAACCACAGCCGCCCAGGCCCCACCCGCAACAACCCCCACTACAACAACTATCTCTCCGCATGGCCAGTAGACCCAACCTGGCCTCAGCTCAACAGAGCGAGCAGCCTCAAGACCTCAGCACCACACCCACCACTCGCAGCGTGGAGGGGAGGCCCAGAACCGAAGTACAAGTCGAAGCAGGACTTGTTTCAGAAAGCAAAGACACAATTGGGGGTTCAAACAGCACCGCGAAGCCTCCCAGCTCAATGCGAGccgatccccccggaagagcagGGACGGAAGATTGTGTCGGTCTCGTGTCTGGGGTGGAAGGCCGAGCTCGGCTACGAGTGGATTCGGAGGTGGGGGGCGAGGGCAGGGAGCTCAGAGACATGGTCCCCCCATCTGCAGTTCCCTGTCCCAGCCGAGAGGAAACGGTCGAGTCTCGGACTGCTGTCAGCGAAAGGGTCAGCTGA